The genomic region TCCTGAGCCCCAACAGAGCTTAAGCAGCAATCCTGCAGCGGGACAGGGAGTGAAGTGCCAACCGCTTCGTCATCGAGGAAGGAGGAGTCGCTGCTCATCTCCTGCGGTGCTGCCTGCGCTGGTTCCCCCTCCTGGTAGTAGCCGGTGCTGTAGTAATCCTGTCAGCAGAAGGAGAAGCAGTTCAGCCCTGGAGCATCCCTACCCCGAGCTCCTGGGATGGAACATGGAATCTCGGCCCTCACCCCATcagctgctggggagcagagtGTGCTACACACAGCAGGAAGcgtcccatccctggcagtgctcaaggccacactggatggggcttggagcaccctgctccagaggaaggggtccctgcccatggcaaggcttggagctggaggtgcttgaggtcctttccaccccaacCCAGTCCCTGATGCTTTAACCCCGGGGCTCTCGGCTCCCTGTGCCCCTACTCTCACAGGTGACATCCCCAGAGCCGCAGGTCTGATCCCAGAACCAGCTCATCCGAGCAGCCTTCCCAGGGCAGAACGCACCTGATAATAGGCTCCAGGCTCTCCGTAGGCAGGGAACTGGCTGTAGGCTTGGCTGCTGTAATCTTCCCCAGGCTTGGGCACCCAACTGTGCTGAGCCCCACTGGAGCCTGCGCCCGTCTTGAACTCCAGAGGCGCGTTGGCAGCAGCGTCCTGGAAGTGGGGCTCCGGCTCCGTGCCGGGGGGGGGGTCGTCGGGCACCCCGGGGCCAGAGTACAGGTAGGTGTCAGCACCCACCGCGCCGGGCTCGCTCCTGTCAGACAAGGAGAAGTAGTTCTCTGGCTCGAGCTCTTCGTCGCTGTCATCCTCTTCCTGTGTGATCTGTTTGGTTACCTGCAGGGCCGCACTCTTGGCCGCGGCTTTGATAGCGGAGGGAGAAGGAGTCGTGGGCACCGCTGGCTTGGAGGGAGGTTTGGCTTTGGAGGACGAGGTCGGGGCTTTCGCTTTGCAGTCAGAGGGGCTCTCCCCTGCTTTCCTCGACACGGAGTAGGGCAGCAGTAACCGGTTGCTCTCCTTCACGGTCATGTTCTTGGGCTGGGGGAGCAGCGCGGACAAACCCGAGCCCTCGCCGCGGCTCTGCAGGGGTCCAGGCAGGGAGAATGGTACCcaaagagggaagaggagaggcaGAGTGAGACCCAGGAGCTCTGCTGCCCGTCcgctcctctccatccccaccaATGgctttcccagtgctgctctgaacGCACCAGGGGCACCAGTGGAACTGGGCCCTTTGCAAGCAGGTGCCAggctccccccccaccccttaaCCCCTGGCTTTTGGAGCCTGAAAGGGATGAAACTGCCCCCAAAAAAGGGGCGACCCACTCAAAGCCACGCACTAAAGGGGGTCATTGGTACCAGTGGGAGCTCGAGCTCCGTCCCAGCCAAATGCTTCTCATTCCAGGGATTTACCTGAAGaggatttttcttcttgcttggTTCATCTTCCTCGGAATCtgactgagaaagaaaaagagagctCAGCACGTGAGGCACCCAAAGGACAAAGGCAACCTAGGCCCGAAGCAGGCAAAGAGCCCCCAGTGGGGCGGCTCCGGGTTGAGCATCAGCACAGGGGATGTGGGTCCAGCCCTTCTggtgccccagggcagggcagggagctAAACCCCTCCTTGGTTCCTGCTACAGAGGGACccggcagcagctcctgccccatcaGCCCAGGGAAGGGGCTCACTAAGGGGGCCAGGGtcctgcttttccctgctcccatcagGGATTTAGGGCTCAGGAGCCCTCGAAGGTGCTGCCAGCGCAAGCAAAGAGGGAAGCAAACACCTGAAGGTCCACAGGGCCTGAAGCCCTCggcaggagaagctgtggctcccaagcaaggagcagcagggagctgagggggATGCACCCGCTCCATCACCTCGGGGCCCTCAGGAGGAAGCAGTTGCTCTGTCAGGAGTCTAAAGAGGGATTCTCCATCCCTTTAATGCTGCAAAGCTCTTCAGGATTAGGGCTGGTGAACAGGGCAAATGCCTCTGGAGATGCCACAACGGCCTCTGGTGCCCTATGGGATCatcatgggatgggttggggtggaagggaccttaaagctcatctaaagccacgggcagggaccccttccactggagcagctgctccaagcccctgtgtccaacccggccttgagcactgccagggatggggcagccccagctcctcgGGGTCCCAGCGCCCTCACGGGGCTCCCCCCTCCCATGGAATCCCGTGTGCTGTGGGGTCCCCGTCCATACTCACATCGGCCTCACGCAGCTCGGGCACCGGGATCCGCACCGGCTCCGTCCTCTTCTTGCCCCGGGGCAGGCTCAGGCCGGGCTCGGCCGCAGGGGGCAGGCTCAAGGCCTCGGTGGTGGCCGCGttccggggggggggcaggaggagcccCCCGAGCCTCGGCTGCTGCTCCGCGCTCCCACCCGGCTCGAAGCCCCTCAGGCCGGGCGGGGGGCCCGTGCGGAagggaggcggcggcgggggggggaaGCCGCTGCCCGGCGGCGGCCCCGTCGGGGCCTTCGGGGGAGGCAGAGAAGCGAAGAGGCCCCGGGCCGGGGGCTGCTGGGCCGCGGccggaggaggagcaggagcgGCCGCTTCCTCCTCGTCACCCGCGGGCTCCTCCGCATCGCTCTCCTCGTCGCTGCTGGCGTAGGCCACGAGGGACATGGCCCCCCCGAGGAGGGCGGCCCTCCGCGGGCAGCGGCCGCTACGCGAGGCCGAGGATCCGGCCTCCGGGCTAGGCCGCGCGGCCGCCGCGCCTGCCGCGAGCACAGCGGGGACGATGGGGACGGTGCCGGCGGAGGCTCCGCCGCCGGAGCGGCCCCAGCGCGGCGGGGCCGCGGGCTCGGACCAGCGGCGGAGCGGCCGCAGCGCCCGGCGCCGCGCTCACAGATAATGGCTGCCGGCAGGGTCTGCGCCCCGGCGCGCCgggactacaactcccagcgTGCCTTGCGCGCGGGCGACAGTCAGCCTCGCAGCGCGGCCGCAAGGCACTATGGGAGTTGTAGTCCGTGCGCCGCCGGGCCTGGTCCCCGCTCCCGGCGTGCCCCGGGGGCCGCGCCGTGACTCGGCGGGGAACGGGGAGGGGACGCCCCGCGGAGCCGTGGGCAAGGCCGAGGCC from Melopsittacus undulatus isolate bMelUnd1 chromosome 20, bMelUnd1.mat.Z, whole genome shotgun sequence harbors:
- the PRCC gene encoding proline-rich protein PRCC, yielding MSLVAYASSDEESDAEEPAGDEEEAAAPAPPPAAAQQPPARGLFASLPPPKAPTGPPPGSGFPPPPPPPFRTGPPPGLRGFEPGGSAEQQPRLGGLLLPPPRNAATTEALSLPPAAEPGLSLPRGKKRTEPVRIPVPELREADSDSEEDEPSKKKNPLQSRGEGSGLSALLPQPKNMTVKESNRLLLPYSVSRKAGESPSDCKAKAPTSSSKAKPPSKPAVPTTPSPSAIKAAAKSAALQVTKQITQEEDDSDEELEPENYFSLSDRSEPGAVGADTYLYSGPGVPDDPPPGTEPEPHFQDAAANAPLEFKTGAGSSGAQHSWVPKPGEDYSSQAYSQFPAYGEPGAYYQDYYSTGYYQEGEPAQAAPQEMSSDSSFLDDEAFKRLQGKRNRGREEINFVDIKGDDQLSGAQQWLTKSLTEEKTMKSFSKRKGDQPTGQQRRKHQITYLIHQAKERELELKNTWSENKLSRRQTQAKYGF